A genomic stretch from Acropora palmata chromosome 13, jaAcrPala1.3, whole genome shotgun sequence includes:
- the LOC141863132 gene encoding uncharacterized protein LOC141863132 yields MRLPFHLRTKFVEVADQIQQSGQRPNISHIAKFVKVKARAANNPVFGCLMDTERERTDSLRRRPKTRKPLFPNERGTAFNTRETELRESSSYSPNSEFPSTKYQKCPVCSAAHPLKLALKYGHIAVGCLAKKACDVQGCRRKHHPLLHPPSQPANRSTTGVSDQEVQLESGTALQTNSSSAKVGRVCLRIVPVRVRRNDLSKTVETYALLDTGSDVSLCDKNLATELGIQGQQKAFFLTTQERENSPRFGTEISLTVESLDGTDKIEVNRLWTVDRLNASSRSIPSELDTKQWPHLADLSLPSIEEREVRLIIGTNTPEAFWVLEERRGGKGEPYKIRTPLGWALIGPMTNVQDDLRHPTVNFVRSTEVMKDTQDLLMQQIERFWATETIGVETESKACMSLEDKKALRNMEQSVKLQDGHYKVALPWREFPPFLPYNRSFAKRRLRMLKRRFLQDNELFKNYKGTMEKYIADGHARRVPPEELHVKNRPLWYLPHHHVLNKPGKTRVVFDCAAKYRGTSLNDQLLTGPDLTNSILGVLTRFREDRVALSADIECMFHQIRVSPADRDAFRFLWWPTGDLNQEAVDHRMEVHLFGATSSPSCSGFALRKTAEDNKEDFEEEVVKTVKRNFYVDDCLKSVKSVDCAIQIVLQLRNFLSKGGFRLTKWLSNNSKVLNFIPHEERAPSLLDLDLDKDKPPIQRALRLHWNMDADMFTFKVNLKEKPNTRRGILSLTSSLYDPLGLVAPIILPAKKLLQDLCKQKLGWDDPIHDDDKER; encoded by the exons ATGAGACTCCCTTTCCATCTTCGCACAAAGTTCGTTGAGGTTGCTGATCAGATTCAACAAAGTGGACAACGTCCTAATATCAGTCACATTGCCAAATTTGTAAAAGTGAAGGCTCGCGCTGCAAATAACCCAGTATTTGGATGTTTGATGGACACAGAACGAGAGAGAACAGACAGTCTGAGACGAAGACCGAAGACTAGAAAACCTTTATTTCCAAATGAGCGAGGTACCGCCTTTAACACTAGAGAAACAGAACTCAGAGAATCCTCAAGTTACTCTCCAAATTCCGAATTCCCTTCGACAAAGTACCAGAAGTGTCCAGTGTGCAGCGCAGCCCATCCGTTG aaactggctCTTAAGTACGGCCATATAGCCGTGGGGTGCTTGGCGAAGAAAGCCTGCGACGTTCAAGGCTGTCGAAGGAAACACCACCCCTTGCTCCACCCTCCATCTCAGCCAGCCAATAGAAGCACAACCGGAGTTTCAGACCAGGAAGTACAATTGGAAAGCGGCACAGCGTTACAGACCAATAGTTCTTCAGCTAAAGTAGGAAGAGTCTGCCTGCGAATAGTTCCTGTAAGGGTACGAAGAAATGACTTAAGTAAGACTGTGGAAACGTACGCTCTTCTCGACACTGGGTCAGATGTTTCCCTATGTGACAAGAATCTAGCGACGGAGCTTGGAATTCAAGGCCAACAGAAAGCATTTTTTCTGACAACCCAAGAAAGAGAGAATAGCCCAAGATTTGGCACTGAAATCAGCTTAACGGTAGAATCTCTCGATGGTACTGACAAAATAGAAGTAAATAGGCTGTGGACCGTGGACAGATTGAACGCTTCAAGTCGAAGCATTCCTTCCGAACTGGATACCAAGCAGTGGCCACATCTGGCTGACCTCAGCTTACCAAGCATCGAAGAAAGGGAAGTTCGATTAATCATTGGCACGAATACCCCAGAGGCCTTCTGGGTATTAGAAGAAAGACGCGGTGGTAAAGGGGAACCTTATAAAATACGTACACCTCTTGGCTGGGCACTCATAGGCCCAATGACGAATGTTCAAGATGATTTGCGTCACCCTactgtaaattttgttagatCCACTGAAGTCATGAAAGACACCCAAGACCTCCTCATGCAGCAGATAGAAAGATTCTGGGCAACGGAAACAATTGGAGTGGAAACTGAATCCAAGGCCTGTATGTCTCTAGAAGACAAGAAAGCTCTCAGGAACATGGAACAATCTGTTAAACTGCAAGACGGACACTACAAGGTAGCGCTACCTTGGAGAGAGTTCCCACCTTTCTTGCCTTACAACAGATCCTTTGCAAAACGAAGACTGCGAATGTTAAAGAGAAGATTCTTGCAAGATAACGAACTTTTCAAGAATTACAAAGGCACAATGGAAAAATATATTGCTGACGGCCATGCAAGAAGAGTACCACCCGAAGAGCTTCATGTGAAAAACAGACCGCTGTGGTATCTACCTCACCACCACGTACTGAACAAGCCTGGAAAGACTAGAGTGGTGTTCGACTGTGCAGCAAAGTACAGAGGCACATCCCTCAATGACCAACTCTTAACAGGACCAGACCTTACAAATTCCATTCTTGGTGTCTTGACCAGATTTCGTGAGGATCGCGTGGCACTGTCTGCAGACATCGAGTGTATGTTCCATCAGATTAGAGTTTCACCTGCAGACCGCGACGCGTTCAGATTTCTTTGGTGGCCAACTGGCGATTTAAATCAAGAAGCAGTCGATCATCGAATGGAAGTCCATTTATTTGGCGCAACATCATCGCCAAGCTGCTCTGGTTTTGCCTTGAGAAAAACGGCCGAAGATAATAAAGAAGACTTTGAAGAGGAAGTTGTGAAGACCGTCAAGAGAAATTTTTATGTAGACGATTGTCTCAAATCAGTAAAGTCTGTTGATTGTGCCATCCAGATCGTATTGCAGCTACGTAATTTCCTCTCCAAAGGTGGATTTCGACTCACAAAATGGCTGAGCAACAATTCAAAGGTACTAAATTTCATCCCGCACGAAGAGAGAGCCCCATCGTTATTGGACCTCGACCTTGACAAAGACAAACCACCCATTCAACGAGCATTGCGCCTTCACTGGAATATGGACGCAGACATGTTTACCTTTAAAGTGAACCTTAAAGAAAAACCGAACACCCGCAGGGGCATACTCTCGTTGACAAGTTCACTTTATGATCCGCTTGGTTTAGTTGCTCCCATCATTCTACCCGCCAAGAAATTGTTACAAGACCTTTGCAAACAGAAACTAGGGTGGGATGATCCAATCCATGATGACGACAAGGAAAGATGa
- the LOC141863134 gene encoding uncharacterized protein LOC141863134 produces the protein MFLRKNEESWPSDLTNVQNQLSDDDPELKPDVQSHSQTLSHRPNEDFLSSLIQRHSSWEKLKRTVAWLLRFKSWFIARYSQRSKNPSVKMLSVDELQRDEREIVKHVQRIAFPEALRALQMISSLKYSRQVTTELKDLKIPAFMRKLHPLMDEFGILRVGGRLENALISYEAKHPVVLPYQHHVTDLIISQHHQVTGHLGQEYVLSSLRQHYWVIKGRSAVRRVLNKCFRCKKLEAPRGEQLMANLPKERLMSGEPPFTYVGVVYFGPLVVRQGRSNVKRYGCLFTCLVVRAVHIEVVHSLDTDSFINALRRFINTRGCPKTIYSDNGTNFHAGERELRESLNDWNQTSINQFLQQRKITWKFNSPAASHMGGVWERIIRSIRKILRALLGQRVISDEMLQKLMSEIQGILNSRPLTPVSSDPKDLDPLTPNHLLLFKASPNLPPGSFCKEDVYSKRRWKQVQYLTDVFWKRWLKEYLPTLLVREKWINPRRCLTSGDLVLICDETVPRGNWPLGKVIEAHHEKDRYVRSAKVRTSSTILTRPVTKLCFLEGERGPFSS, from the coding sequence ATGTTCTTACGTAAGAATGAAGAGTCTTGGCCAAGCGATCTCACAAATGTTCAAAACCAACTGTCTGATGACGACCCGGAATTGAAACCTGACGTTCAGTCTCACAGCCAAACGTTATCACACCGCCCAAATGAAGATTTTCTCTCAAGCTTGATTCAGCGCCATTCGTCGTGGGAAAAATTGAAGAGAACTGTGGCCTGGTTGTTGAGATTTAAATCGTGGTTTATTGCTAGATACAGCCAAAGATCAAAGAATCCAAGTGTGAAAATGTTATCGGTGGACGAATTGCAAAGGGATGAAAGAGAAATTGTCAAGCATGTGCAAAGAATTGCGTTCCCAGAGGCCCTTCGAGCTTTGCAGATGATCAGTTCCTTAAAATACTCCCGTCAAGTAACTACGGAGCTAAAGGACTTAAAGATACCGGCCTTCATGCGTAAACTTCACCCGTTGATGGACGAATTTGGCATCCTGAGGGTAGGAGGGCGCCTTGAAAACGCACTCATCAGCTACGAAGCCAAACATCCAGTTGTTCTCCCCTATCAGCATCATGTCACAGACCTGATAATCTCTCAACATCATCAAGTAACAGGTCACCTGGGTCAGGAATACGTTTTGTCCAGTCTACGTCAGCATTACTGGGTAATTAAGGGACGTTCAGCCGTGCGACGAGTCCTAAACAAGTGTTTTCGATGCAAGAAACTTGAAGCTCCACGAGGAGAGCAGCTCATGGCCAACTTACCGAAAGAAAGATTGATGTCAGGAGAACCACCATTCACTTACGTTGGTGTAGTATACTTTGGTCCACTCGTTGTTCGACAAGGTCGCTCGAATGTAAAACGCTATGGATGCCTTTTCACATGCCTGGTCGTTAGAGCTGTGCACATTGAAGTCGTGCACTCCCTTGACACTGACAGTTTCATAAATGCGTTGCGGAGATTTATCAACACGAGAGGGTGTCCTAAGACCATCTACAGTGATAACGGAACGAACTTCCACGCAGGTGAAAGAGAGCTTCGCGAATCGCTAAATGATTGGAATCAAACGTCCATAAACCAGTTCCTTCAGCAGAGGAAAATCACATGGAAATTCAACTCGCCTGCCGCGTCACATATGGGTGGAGTCTGGGAACGAATTATCAGATCCATTCGCAAAATCCTCCGAGCCTTGCTAGGGCAACGGGTAATTTCTGACGAGATgctgcaaaaattaatgagtgAAATTCAAGGAATTCTGAATTCCCGACCATTGACTCCCGTGAGTAGTGATCCAAAGGACTTGGACCCACTGACACCCAACCACTTGCTGTTGTTTAAAGCCAGTCCAAATTTGCCACCCGGATCTTTCTGCAAAGAAGATGTTTATAGCAAGCGCCGTTGGAAGCAAGTGCAATACTTGACGGATGTATTCTGGAAGCGTTGGCTTAAAGAATATTTGCCCACACTGTTAGTGCGAGAAAAATGGATAAACCCACGTCGCTGTCTCACATCAGGAGATCTTGTCTTAATTTGCGATGAAACTGTACCTCGAGGAAATTGGCCATTAGGCAAAGTAATTGAAGCCCATCACGAAAAGGATAGATATGTCAGATCAGCGAAAGTTCGTACGAGTTCAACGATTCTTACACGACCAGTGACAAAATTATGCTTCTTGGAAGGAGAAAGGGGACCCTTCAGTAGCTAG